The genomic DNA TTTTGGATTTAAGCTGTCTGACGCGATCCTGTCGGTTGCTAGTGCAATGGTTCTTAAAGGCTCGTCCATCGACAATCCGCTGTTACTGTCATCCCCTTCTGAAGACACATATAAATCGTGGTTGATCTCTTCCATCCATGAATGTTGAATATCAAATGAAAACTCTCCTATATCATTTGGATAATATTGTATATACTCAGCAAAATACTTCTCAGGTTCAAAAACAGTAAATGTATCCACAACCACATGGATATGACATGAATCATAGGCATAGATATCCTGCCCAAGACCTGCATGATTGTTATAAATGTTACATAAATTATCAGGATCAAATGAAGGTCGGGAAAATATGTTATGAATTCCGCCTCCCGACATTGATTGATTTGTTTTAATTGTAACACCTGAGAGAAGTGGAGTGTATATATTATCATTCGAACCACAAATAAAAATCCCACCGCCCTGTTCAGCAATGTTATCTTTTATCATACAGTTTACAATCGAAATACCCGAACTTGATGAATAACCATGATGTGCAATGATACCACCACCCCTATTACCAGCTGACATATCTGTTCCGGAACCATTTGTTATGGTAAATCCTCTGATGGTGGCTATCTCCCCATTTATCACCGTCACACAGCTTCCTGCTCTATTCCCATCGATGATCGTTGAATCTATATATACTTCATTTCCTGTGGTGAGTTCCAAGCTCGCCAAAGTAATGCTATGTCCATTAAAATTTACATTCTCTATATATCGTCCCGGATAAACCAGGACTACATCTCCATTTGCCGAGTAATCTATACCTTCCTGGATCGTTATGTAATCTCCAGTGCCGTCTATATCTACGATAATGGTATCAGTAAATAAATGTGAAACCAATAATAATCCTGCACAACATAACAAAATCTTCTTACTCACCAGACAATCCTTTTCTTACTCTTATTATTTTCATCTTTTATCCTTGTGCTTTCTAAAATTATGGATTAATTATTGTCAATGAGTATTTTCATTCACAAATATTTTGACAAGCTCAATCAGTTTTTCAAATTGTAAAACCAAATTGGAGGTGCGATGGCACAGCAAAATGAAGCAAAAAAGGCGACATTGATAGAAGTTTTGATGGTTATACTGATCGTGGGTATAATCGTGATACTTGTTTTTCCTGCAATCGGTGAAAAACGCAACAGGGACAGAATGGATCTCGAGGTGTTCCCGACCTTTGATATCATTCTTCAAGCAAACGAGCAATTCAACGCAGATCAGGGTTATTATGCATTCGACATAACCATGCTCAACCTTACTGACGAGCTCGAAGGCAAACAATTTTTCGAATTTACTCTTACAGACACAACGGTTATTGCTACCACGACGAACAAATTCGGTAAAGCCGGCGCACAGATCGTTTATAACTTTGACAAGGATTACTGGTCTGTCACAGGCACAGAGGATGTGATCGACGAGAGCTGGCTTCCTTAAGAGATCATAAAACCAGTTTTATAAAAGAATTGTATGCCCACAAGTTGCAATTCTTTTATTTTTTTTGCTTTGATTCATGTTACCCGATCAGTTAAATATGGCAATCAATAGCTTATGAAATATATCATGATCTTTCTTTTGGTTATTTTTGCATGTGGCATTGTACAGCGTGCAGAAGCTGAACCATTGAAATTCGTTGGAGAACCTCTTTTTGCACATGATTCCATTTCACACGTGCTTTCATCGGCTTTTGTGTATTGCTGGCAGTATGAGATGCTGAAAAATGCAGGGCACATGAAACCGGATTCAGCCAGGATCTGGTCTTTGAGTCTGACTGGAATAATTGGAATTTTTAAAGAAATTTTTGACGATAAAGTAAAAGGGCAGTATTTTAGTTACAAAGACGTCGCCTGTAATCTAGCGGGTTCGCTGATGATGTTTGTACTTTGGAAATAAAGGATCGCAATGGCAATTAAATTTTCGCAGAAGGTTGTTGAAGAAAACCATGAAAGTCTCGGGGGATACCTGAGAGCCCACCGTATGTTCAAAGGCATCGATCTGGATGAGGTCCATGAACGCACGATGATCAAGATACAATTCCTGGAAGCTATTGAGAATGACACACTTCATGAACTGATCGATATCAGGTTTGCCCGAATGTATATTCTGAATTATACCCGTTTCATCGGTGCGAATATTAACAAAGCAATGACGCTTTATGCCAAGCAATATGATCTCGAAGAAAAGAAGAAAAGTGTTCCTTTGCAAAAGAAGAAGCAGACGTCAAAAAAAGTACTCATACCCAGGATCTTTTTTAAGATATCAGCCCTCGTGATCATTGTTGCCATCCTTTTCATGGTCGGGCTTCATCTTCAGAAAAAGGGTGTATTGCACAGGAATCTATTTGAGGATAAAAATGCTTTGCTTACCCAGCAGAATGGAACAGATATCCTCAACAGTTCCGGTGAACTCGAACAGACCGAAACTCAGAAATACTCATATAAAAAAGAAGACCTTTATAAAAAATATATTCTCAAAGGGAAGGATGTACCCTGGCACGTGTTCCCCGAGTATGTGAAGAATCGATAGAACTCAAGGAATGATGTGCAGACCGTTGACATTGAAAAATATCTCTATTTTGTTACTCGTCCCGGAAGATATACAAATAATGAACTGAACACAAAAAAGAAACAGGTCTCAGAAAAGTATTTTAACATCGCTCTTTGTTTCCCGGACCTTTACGAAGTGGGAATGTCCCATCTGGGATTGAAGATTTTATACACGATCCTTAACGCTCAAGACACTCTTGCTGCAGATAGAGTCTATGCGCCAGATCATGATTTGATTGAGCTGCTCAGGGAGAAGTCCATTCCTCTTTTTTCTATTGAGGATAAAGTGCCTTTAAAGAATTTTGATGTTGTCGGTTTTACCCTCCAGTATGAACTTTCATGCACTAATATCCTTCTTATGCTTGAACTCGGTCAGATACCAATCCTGTCTGAAAACCGAATCCAAGAGGATCCGATCATCATTGCAGGTGGGCCGGGTGCTTTTAATCCGGAACCCCTTTCTCTTTTTATCGATGCTTTCGTTATTGGTGATGGAGAAGATGTTATACTTGAGATAGCTGAACTTCTTCGTGCTTATAAATCAAAAACACGAGAAGAGATACTCTATCTTCTTACCCAGATCGAGGGAGTATATGTTCCTCGATTTTATGAGCAGGTCAAAGATGAGAATGGCACCTCGATCCGACCGACCAGAAACGATGTTCCTCAAACAATCAAGCGAAGGTTCTTCAAAGATTTCAATAATCCTGATAAAATGCACTCTCCGCAACTGATGCCAATTATCGATATTGTACATCGCAGACCAGCATTTGAGGTCATGAGGGGATGCTCACGAGGTTGCCGATTTTGCCAGGCGGGAATGATCTATCGTCCCATACGGGAACGGGACAGCAGCCTGATCGAGAAACAAATCTACAGAGATATCGAAACAAACGGCTGGGAGGAAATATCTCTCAACTCACTTTCAACTTCAGATTATTCTTCAATCCAACCTCTTCTGTCATCGCTGATGCACGTACTGCCGAAATCCAACATCACGATCTCTCTCCCCTCTTTAAGAATCGATACGTTTGAAGATAATTTTCAACCTCAACTAAGAAAAATACTCGGAAATACAATAACTCTTGCACCTGAAGCCGGCTCGCAAAGACTCCGTGATAGTATTAACAAAAATATCTCAGAACAAGAAATTCTAACATCAGTTCAATGTGCTCTCAATATGGGTATCAGATCGATCAAGTTATATTTTATGGTCGGTCTTCCGGGTGAAACAGAAGAAGATATTGAAGAGATCATC from Candidatus Cloacimonadota bacterium includes the following:
- a CDS encoding TIGR03960 family B12-binding radical SAM protein → MQTVDIEKYLYFVTRPGRYTNNELNTKKKQVSEKYFNIALCFPDLYEVGMSHLGLKILYTILNAQDTLAADRVYAPDHDLIELLREKSIPLFSIEDKVPLKNFDVVGFTLQYELSCTNILLMLELGQIPILSENRIQEDPIIIAGGPGAFNPEPLSLFIDAFVIGDGEDVILEIAELLRAYKSKTREEILYLLTQIEGVYVPRFYEQVKDENGTSIRPTRNDVPQTIKRRFFKDFNNPDKMHSPQLMPIIDIVHRRPAFEVMRGCSRGCRFCQAGMIYRPIRERDSSLIEKQIYRDIETNGWEEISLNSLSTSDYSSIQPLLSSLMHVLPKSNITISLPSLRIDTFEDNFQPQLRKILGNTITLAPEAGSQRLRDSINKNISEQEILTSVQCALNMGIRSIKLYFMVGLPGETEEDIEEIITLIEKMYAINPKKISKINVSIAPFVPKAHTPFQWCRQDTVEEFLYKISLVKHYFSNRKKISIKYHTLEQSKLEAVIARGDRDISNVIFTAYKDGALFDSWNNSFDYIVWEQAAEKNNVDFNTYRCEIPSNSLLPWDHIDSCIRKDFLIEEFNKSMHYLITEDCRTGVCSQCGVCENMSPTFSTEEREESVSSQNKEINTESDECRIFYKIIYEKGDKLRFISHKELSALIYTILRKSTLPIYYTKGFNRHPKISFCPPLSLGMTGKRESITFSMTKKMDEQLIRKKLDVNLPKDFVIKEVITIDSSKKMNYTEELIRITSPDNSIDWKKIDEFQDIFFYSERKNNEIYLNNFFLEVTMLANGVDILKKLGLNMFEILEKAFHYSQMQIGTCHIERIELY
- a CDS encoding helix-turn-helix domain-containing protein; protein product: MAIKFSQKVVEENHESLGGYLRAHRMFKGIDLDEVHERTMIKIQFLEAIENDTLHELIDIRFARMYILNYTRFIGANINKAMTLYAKQYDLEEKKKSVPLQKKKQTSKKVLIPRIFFKISALVIIVAILFMVGLHLQKKGVLHRNLFEDKNALLTQQNGTDILNSSGELEQTETQKYSYKKEDLYKKYILKGKDVPWHVFPEYVKNR